A window of Hyperolius riggenbachi isolate aHypRig1 chromosome 1, aHypRig1.pri, whole genome shotgun sequence contains these coding sequences:
- the PPP1R3B gene encoding protein phosphatase 1 regulatory subunit 3B: MPRITSQMNSTSVLEFFPYKPTMAVDIAMKFYCGIAAKPRKPLRPCIHPNDKALLPELNDHGNKVKKRVSFADSRGLALTMVKVYSELDDPLEIPFNITELIDNIVNLTTSVREHLVLDFDQPAADYLDFRNRLQADCVCLENCVLKELSLVGTVKVKNLAFHKSVKIRVTYDSWRSFTDYECQYVTDTYAGTDKDTFSFDFVLPDDLRPREKIEFAVCYECNGKTYWDSNKGQNYRIVRSDLQSRHSEPDYSHSLDQFGSPRCSYGIFPELPSYSGFEKRGPYY; encoded by the coding sequence TGTCCTGGAATTTTTTCCCTATAAGCCAACTATGGCGGTGGATATTGCCATGAAGTTCTATTGTGGGATTGCTGCAAAGCCGAGAAAGCCGCTAAGACCATGTATCCATCCAAATGACAAGGCTTTGCTACCAGAATTAAATGACCAtggaaacaaagtaaaaaaacggGTTTCCTTTGCTGATAGTAGAGGCTTAGCCCTTACTATGGTTAAAGTCTATTCAGAGCTTGATGACCCATTGGAGATTCCCTTCAACATTACAGAATTGATTGACAACATTGTTAACTTGACCACATCAGTAAGAGAACACCTGGTTTTGGACTTTGACCAGCCTGCTGCAGATTACTTGGACTTCAGGAACCGTCTCCAGGCAGACTGCGTTTGTCTTGAAAACTGTGTGCTGAAAGAGCTATCGCTCGTTGGCACTGTAAAGGTTAAGAATCTTGCCTTCCACAAAAGCGTCAAGATTAGAGTGACATATGACTCTTGGCGAAGCTTTACAGATTATGAATGCCAGTATGTAACAGACACTTATGCAGGAACTGATAAGGACACATTCTCTTTTGATTTTGTTCTGCCTGATGACCTAAGGCCTCGAGAGAAGATTGAATTTGCAGTTTGTTATGAATGCAATGGTAAAACTTACTGGGATAGTAATAAAGGACAAAATTATAGAATAGTACGGTCTGACCTCCAGAGCCGCCACAGTGAACCTGATTACAGCCATTCTCTGGATCAGTTTGGGAGTCCCAGATGCTCTTATGGTATATTTCCAGAATTGCCCAGCTACTCTGGATTTGAAAAACGGGGTCCCTACTACTAA